In a genomic window of Candidatus Beckwithbacteria bacterium:
- a CDS encoding transglycosylase domain-containing protein → MRKKKLKNKVKKFVFIFSKFLIGLRKKKVKKKLKNKVKKFVFIFSLLLIGYGFIKIFKDLPNPNKLGSDQFPVSTKILDRNGQLLYEIYAEQNRTPIKLTDLPPYIAQATIAIEDKNFYHHHGFAWEGLTRAFLNTVFKQNLQGGSTITQQLVKTSLLTPERTITRKIREAILTWATEVRYRKNQILEMYLNNVPYGGTAYGIEQASETYFAKSAKNLTLAEAALLAGLPQAPTRFSPFGANPELAINRQHQVLDRLLQDKYIIKSQYAEAVNQKLVFAPPKNNLKAPHFSLYIKELLVDKYGETLVEKGGLRVTTSLDLSLQEYAESAVASEVAKLKNANVSNGAALITIPRTGEILAMIGSKDYFDDSIDGNVNVTTRQRQPGSSIKPINYSVGLLKGYTPSTLFLDVPVCFLVPGQPPYCPKNYDGKFHGPVQMRFALGNSFNIPAVKMLAANSVDSMIATASAMGITTFTDPSRYGLSLTLGGGEVKMVDMAIAFGVFANQGLKVNLTPILKVVTYQGKILEQIDLNTELPVGTKVLPPEVTYLISHILLDNNARSQSFGGSSQLVVPNHAVSVKTGTTDDLRDNWTIGYTPSYLVASWVGNNNNTPMSSYLVSGVSGAAPIWHQIMTYTLKDKPDEWPKKPENVVGLEICSLSGFKPNPDHPCDATRFEYFIKGHEPDLEPELKQSVWIDKTTNLPPLPGNPPTGGENLEMQEHFMLSDPVQPNYCLDCPRPLDDKGNIIEPAYNISVK, encoded by the coding sequence CTTTAAAGACCTGCCCAATCCCAACAAACTCGGCTCTGATCAATTTCCTGTTTCCACTAAAATTTTAGATAGAAACGGCCAACTCTTATACGAAATTTATGCCGAACAGAATCGCACTCCGATTAAACTAACAGATCTGCCACCCTATATTGCTCAAGCCACCATCGCCATTGAAGATAAAAATTTTTACCACCACCACGGCTTTGCCTGGGAAGGTCTCACCCGCGCCTTTTTAAATACGGTTTTTAAACAAAATCTTCAGGGCGGTTCCACCATTACCCAGCAATTGGTTAAAACTTCCCTTCTTACTCCGGAACGGACAATTACCCGTAAAATCCGTGAAGCGATCCTAACCTGGGCCACCGAGGTCCGCTATCGGAAAAATCAAATTTTGGAAATGTATTTAAATAATGTTCCCTACGGCGGCACCGCTTATGGCATTGAACAGGCCAGTGAAACTTACTTTGCCAAATCTGCCAAAAACCTGACTCTGGCCGAAGCCGCTCTTTTGGCCGGCTTGCCTCAGGCCCCTACCCGCTTCTCTCCTTTCGGCGCCAACCCGGAGTTGGCCATCAACCGTCAACATCAAGTTTTAGATCGTCTGCTTCAGGATAAATATATTATTAAGTCACAATATGCCGAAGCCGTTAATCAAAAACTTGTCTTTGCCCCGCCCAAAAACAACCTTAAGGCTCCTCATTTCTCTCTTTATATTAAAGAACTTTTAGTCGATAAATACGGTGAAACCCTGGTCGAAAAAGGCGGCTTAAGGGTTACCACCTCTTTGGACCTAAGTCTTCAGGAATACGCCGAAAGCGCAGTGGCCAGCGAAGTCGCCAAGTTGAAAAATGCCAATGTCAGTAATGGTGCCGCTTTAATTACCATTCCCCGCACCGGTGAAATCCTCGCCATGATTGGTTCTAAAGATTATTTTGACGACTCAATTGACGGCAATGTTAATGTCACTACCCGCCAGCGCCAACCTGGTTCTTCCATCAAGCCGATTAACTATAGCGTCGGCCTTTTAAAAGGTTATACCCCTTCCACCCTGTTTCTCGATGTACCTGTTTGTTTTTTAGTTCCCGGCCAACCGCCCTATTGTCCAAAAAACTATGATGGCAAATTTCACGGCCCCGTCCAGATGCGCTTTGCCTTAGGTAATTCATTTAATATTCCGGCGGTCAAAATGCTCGCCGCCAACTCCGTTGACTCCATGATCGCCACGGCTTCGGCAATGGGTATTACCACTTTTACCGACCCCTCCCGTTACGGTTTATCTTTAACTTTAGGCGGCGGCGAAGTCAAAATGGTGGATATGGCTATCGCCTTTGGTGTTTTTGCCAACCAAGGCCTGAAAGTTAATCTTACCCCAATTCTTAAGGTGGTCACTTATCAGGGAAAAATCTTGGAACAAATTGATTTAAACACCGAGCTTCCGGTTGGCACGAAGGTTTTGCCCCCGGAAGTGACTTATTTAATTTCCCACATCCTTTTGGATAATAATGCCCGCAGTCAGTCCTTTGGCGGGTCCTCCCAATTAGTGGTTCCCAACCACGCCGTTTCCGTTAAAACCGGCACCACCGATGATTTGCGCGACAACTGGACCATTGGCTACACCCCTTCTTATTTAGTCGCTAGCTGGGTCGGCAACAACAATAACACCCCCATGTCTTCCTATCTTGTTTCCGGCGTCTCCGGCGCCGCCCCTATCTGGCACCAAATTATGACCTACACCCTTAAAGACAAACCTGATGAATGGCCTAAAAAACCGGAAAACGTGGTCGGCCTGGAAATCTGCAGTCTCTCCGGCTTTAAGCCTAATCCCGACCATCCCTGCGACGCCACCCGCTTCGAATATTTTATCAAAGGCCACGAACCGGATCTTGAACCGGAACTAAAACAATCTGTCTGGATTGATAAAACTACCAACCTACCTCCTCTCCCTGGTAATCCGCCCACTGGCGGAGAGAATTTAGAAATGCAGGAACACTTTATGCTTTCCGACCCTGTTCAGCCAAACTACTGCCTTGATTGCCCCAGGCCCCTGGACGACAAAGGCAATATCATCGAACCCGCCTACAATATTAGTGTAAAATAA